The Photobacterium sp. CCB-ST2H9 DNA segment AGAATGCAGCCTGACACTTCGCATGGGGCTGTAGTGCGCTGTATGTCGATTTATCCCATTTATAAATGGTTTCATAATCTGTGCTTTCGAGTGGCGGGATATAGCCTGTGTCGTACTGACTCAGATAATATTCCTTAAACATCTCGATCTTATGCTGTTTATCTATCCAGAAAGTCATGGAGGTCAGAGCATTCGCCGGCAGCCGGGCCTGGATACTATTCACTTCATCCATTGCATTTTCCGGATTCGCTCCCGTGTATGGCTGATCTTCACCGAAATAGATCTGACATTTTGCTTCATTCCCCAAATCATGCGCTGCTTTCATCACGGCTTCACGCACAATGAAGTGATCAATATGACTGCCGTTTGCCAACAGAACAAATGCGGCACAGTTCTCTTGCTTCAATACTGGTGTGACATCAGCGGCAATGCGCTCATAAACGGCAATCTCATCCTGACGGAAGTCCGCAAATGTTCCTGCCGGCCCCCCACCAGCCGTGACAGAGCCTTCATATTTCCGCAATGGCGCATCATAGAAGCCAGCCGTTTTGTACCGAAAGTTATCCCACTGTCCGAACATTTTTATGTGGGCCCCGAAATCTTCACTGTTCCGCATCGTTGAAACATCAAATACACGTTTATTGGTCAGCTCATTCAGATGGTTCGTTGTGTAATTTGACAGAGAGAAAAACACTTCAGTGACATTGTTTTTTTGATCCAGTGTTCCTTCTTTGGATAATTTATTGATCAGACCGCCGAAGGTCAGCAGAATATCGTCCGGGTGCGGACTCAGAAAATAGAGTTTTTCCTGATTCACATCCAATGGTGCAGCCTGTACCAACGACGGAGAAAACACAGCCGCAGCCAAAATGCCCGCCATCATTGAACGCTTCGAAAAATGCATGAGTCATTCCTTTTCTTCAATAAACACAAATGAAACCGGACGGTTCTCACCGCCCGGTCCCGGATTAATTTGAAGCGACGAGAACCGCCTTCATTTCGGTCTTAATATTGTCTGATTGCGTCCCGAAAATAGCCTGCAGATTATCTCCGACCACCAGTACTTCACGGGCACCCAACTGTTTAATTTTGGGAATATCAGCCTGTTTGATATCCAGCAACGTCACGCGCAGACGTGTAATGCAGGCATCGACATTCTTGATATTCTCTTTGCTGCCCAGAGCCTGAATCAGATTCTGCGCAAGCTCAGTGCCAATTTCAGACAGGCTGCTGACTTCATCAGCTTCACTTTCACGTCCCGGTGTCATCAAATTGAGTTTGGCTATCAGTACGCGGAAAATGCTGTAGTACATCAGTGCCCACAAAGGACCAATCACAATAAACAACCAGGCGTTTTGCGACAGTGGGAAATAAAGCAGGAAGTCGATCGCACCATGTGCAAAAGTCACACTATGATGAATATCCAGCGCGGTCACCAATGCAAACCCCAGCCCCGTCAGGATACAGTGAATCACATATAAAACCGGTGCGGCGAACAGAAAGGAAAACTCCATCGGCTCCGTGATCCCTGTCAGCCAGGAAGTCAGCGCTGCAGAAGCCATAATCCCGCCAATCAGGGCACGCTTTTCAGGACGGGCTGAATGATAGATTGCCAGACCAACAGCAGGCAGCGCCCACATAGAGTACAGATAACCACCCGCCAGATTTCCCGCCGTCGGATCACCTGCCAGATAACGTTGAATTTCACCTTTAATGAGTTTGCCAGTCGCCGGATCAACATACTCTCCCACTTCAAAGAAGAAAGGAACGTTCCAGATATGGTGCAGACCAAACGGGATCAGGGAACGTTCAACCAGACCATAAATCCCGAACGCGGTTGTCGGACTCTGGTATGCCGCCCAGTGCGAGAAGCTGTCAATTGCGCTGCCGATTGGCGGCCACACATAACTCAGTAAAATCCCGAGGAAAATAGCGCTGATACCGGTGATAATTGGGACAAAACGTTTACCGGCAAAGAAGCCCAGATACTCGGGTAACTTGATATTGTGGAAACGATTAAAGAGATAAGCGGCCACAGCACCGATCATGATCCCGCCGAATACCCCGGTATTCAGGCTCGGAATCCCGATGATTGTTGCAGGTTCAATGCCGTGCAATTTTGCCATGACTCCCATGGTGGCTGTCATAATGGCAAAACCGACCGTTGCAGCAAGCCCTGCAGCGCCGTCATTATCTGATAATCCCAGTGCGACACCGATAGCAAAAATCAGTGCCAGATTACTGAATACCGCGTCACCAGACATGGCCATAATGTTTGAGACCAACTCCGGCAACCAGGCAAAATTGGCTGACCCAATCCCAAGCAATAATCCCGCGACCGGAAGCACGGCAACTGGCAGCATCAGAGATCTGCCAATCCGTTGTAAGAGTCCAAAAGTACTGTTTATCATTTTTTTATGTCCTTCTTGATATTTTCGTAGAGGTACATAACTAACTTAATGAAAACAAGCGGACTGAAGGTTACAAAAGCCTATGAGTTTGTAAGTAGCCTGTTACATACCCAAGTTGAGGTACGTATGAGTTTTGAGCTATAGCTGTGGTTTTCCATGTTGAAATGATGTATCAGATACACAAATGGAATAAGCAACGCGGTCAGGTATGAAGAACACCAGAGAAATGAAGACGATTCTCGTCGTGGACGATAATCAGGAACTCAGGGATGCACTCACTGAATACCTTGGTCGCTCAGAGTTTCATGTACTGACTGCCTGCGATGGCGAAGAGATGTGGGCACACTTCAATCAGGCCGAACCGAATCTGATCATTCTCGATATTATGATGCCGGGAGATGACGGGCTAACCCTCTGCGGTCAGATCCGGAAGCGTTCCAATGTGCCGATTATCATGCTGACCGCTGTGACCGATGAAGTGGATCGGATTGCCGGTCTTGAAATCGGAGCTGATGATTACATCACCAAAACATTCAGCCCGAGAGAACTGCTGGCGCGAATCAAAGCCTTGCTGCGCCGGACTCAGGTCACACACGGAGAAGCCGCATCGCACCATCTGGTACAGTTTTCCGGCTGGACCTGTGACCTGATAAAACGTCGTTTAATCAGCAAAGAGGGCGAAATCATTCCGCTCTCCGGGGCTGACTTCAACCTGATCAGCCTGATGCTGGAAAAGCCGAATCAGTTACTCAGCCGTGACAATATTGCCCGCTGTATCTGGGGAAGGGATGCCGAACCGTTTGAACGGGGGATCGACGTCCAGATCAGCCGCCTGAGAAAACATCTGCATGATGATGACCGGTCTTTGATTCTGACCGTCAGAAACAAAGGCTACATGCTGGCCAGTGATGTGATAACGGTGTAATTGATTCTCCTCATGAAGCTGACTTCTCTATCATCTCTTTTTTCTTCCATCACTTTTCGTATTGGTGCAACGCTGCTCATCGTTATCGTGATTGCGGAACTGATCGCCGGACTGATCTGGTATCAGTCCGGTGCAAAAAAAGAAGCCGAAAACCTGCAGAAAACCATGACAAGTCTGATGTCGAATGCCGCAGACACCTATAACTATTTCCATGCGCTGCCCGTGAATTATCGCTACCTGATCCTGAACCAGATACGTGAAATGGGCGGTACGCGCTTTTTTATCTCGATTAACCAGCGGAAATTACCCGTCACCCTCCCAACAGCAAATGACCGGACTGAACTGCTGCTTTCAACCGCGCATGATGTACTGGGTCAAAAGATAAACCACGCAGAGCAAATCGATATCGCTTTAAGCCGGCGCCAGGACCTGAGGGTCTTCAATTCCGGAATCAAACTGGATGCTCTCCCGGAAATCTGGGCCAGTTACAGCCTGGCTCTTGGAGACATGGACTTACCCATTGTCGTGATGCAAATCCAGATGTCTGAGCAGGAATGGTTTTATCTGGCAGCCACCTTACCTGTCCCTTTTTCATCGCTGTCGCCCCAGTTTATCGACCAGAAACAGCTCATGTTCCTGGGTGTCTCTTCACTGCTGTTGGTCCTTTGTACGGTCTGGCTGCTGCGAATGGAAATCCGGCCAATTCGCAGGCTGGCTAAAGCCGCAACCCTGATGGGTGGACAGCTCTATGTCGAAGAGGTTGATGAGGAAGGCAGTAAAGAGACACGGGCAGCCGTCCGTGCTTTTAACAAAATGAACCGGCGGGTTCGTGCTTATATTCGTGACCGGGAAATGTTGTTCGGTGCCATTTCTCACGACCTGAAGACACCGCTGGCCTGTCTGAAGCTGCGCACAGAAATGCTGGATGATGAACAGGCTAAAGTACGATTTGAAAAAATTCTCGATGAGTTCGACCTGATGCTGAAAGGTGCGTTGCAATGTATCCGGGATACCGATATCCATGAGGAACCAGAATGGATCGATATGACTCAGATGCTCGAACAATGTGCCAGCTATTACAACCGCAACGAGCCCAAAGTCCATTTGTTTACCAATGAGCCAATTCATTTTTTGGGTAAGCCTCTGGCAATCAAGCGATGTTTATACAACATCGTCGATAATGCAGTGAAATATGGCAAAAAAGTAGATATTCAGCTGGAATATTCAGAAAAAGACATCCAGATTCAGTTCAGAGACTATGGTCCGGGACTCGATAAGAAATGGTCAGAAAAAGTATTCGAACCTTACTTTCGCGTCAATCCGCAAGATGAGCTGGGTTCCGGCCTGGGGTTGACGATATCACGCAGTATTGCACGAAGTCACGGTGGTGACCTGACATTACAAAACCATCCTGCGCAGGGGCTAGTCGTGCTAATCCGATTGACGAGAGACACATGAAACGATTCCTTCTTTTCTGCATCTGTGCATTGACGCTGCCAGTTTCTGCCTCAGAACCAGCTTCATCACCAACGTCATCGATGAAAGAAATCGAATTTTTGCACTGGTGGACCGCCAAAGGTGAAGTTGCTGCCTTCAATCTGGTCAGAGAAGCACTGGATAATGCAGGTGTCCATATTTTGGATCTGCCCGTCCCGGGTGGCGGTGGAGATACAGCCATGTCTATCCTGCAGGCACGTGCTATCGCGGGAACGCCGCCAGATCTGGTCCAGCTGGAGGGGCCTTCCATTCAATCCTGGGCGGCGCTGGGTTTTCTCCATCAATTAGATAAGGTTGCAGCAGACGGCAACTGGCAGGAAAACCTCTTACCTATTGCCCGGGATGTCAATCAGTATCAGGGACACTATGTGGCCATACCGATCACAGTCCATCGCCTGAACTGGATGTGGATTAACCGTAAGGTTCTCCGGACATACGGACTGGCTATTCCCACCACCTGGGATGAACTCATTGATGTTTTCGCCCGCCTGAAGAAACAAGGTGTAGAGCCGCTGGCTCTGGGTAAGGAACAGTGGCAAATTGCATTGCTGTTTGAAAATCTGGCCTTTGGCTACGGCGGTGCCGATTATTACCAGCGTGCCTTTATCAACATGGACCCCGAAGCGCTTAACAGTCAGATAACCTATGACATTCTGGCGAGATTCAGAGCCATCAGCCAACTCGTCAAACCCGGGATGTCACACATGCGCTGGGACGAAGGTACTCAATTACTGATTGAAGGTGAGCGGGCATTTCAGATTTCCGGGGACTGGGTGCTGGGCGAACTGCTTGCCGGAAAAGTGAGTATTCCGGACGCGATCGGATGTTACCCCACCCCATCGAAACAAACGGGCTTTATTTACAATATGGACAGCTTTGCCCTATTTGACAGCCCGCGGACCCATCCGGAGACAGCTAAGATTGTCAGTCAGACATTGTCTTCCCCTGCCTTCCTGAAAGCCTTCAACAAAGTGAAAGGGTCCATTCCTGCAAGGAAAGATATTACATTAGATGGCTTTAACCGCTGTTCTGTGAAAGCAAAAGCAGACATGCTTACCGCTTCCCAAACCGGCCAATTGATCCCAAGTATTGTTGATTCCATGGCGGTCAGCCCACTGGTACAACAGGCGACATCCAGTGAAATTCTTCGTTTTTTTAATGATGACAATATGAAGCCTGAAGACTTTATTCTTCATTTGCAAAATATTCCGCGGGGGGGATGAAAAATAATCGATGTTCATTGAACGGTTTTTCAAAGATTGAAAATCCTCCCATTACCAAAGCACTCACATATAAACTATCAGTCCCCAAGTGATCAGCCATGCTTTCAGATATCGTATTGTCTGCATGACATTGGCAGAGCTCCCATCCAGAAATTGATTCCAGTAAAAATGACTCTCGTGAGATCACTCTAAGAACGTGTATTGAAACCTGTGAAGCAGAATTCATTGAACTACATATACTGTTGTATTCAAAATATACAAACTCTCCGTTCGAAATCACATGGAATCTTCATTCAAGGGAAACAAGTGAGCATTCAAGCCCTCCTAATTCTTGCTCTCCTTGTGCCCCTCAAATCACCATTCCAACCCAAAACCAAAAAGGAAAATAATCATGTCGAATCATGGAAATCTAATTAACACATCACTCATTAAAGCAATGCGATTAAAAAAAAGGGTTAAGTCAAGAAGATCTGGTCAATGAAAGTCTGGAGCGCCATTGTTATATATCGATCGCAACGCTCAAACGGATAGAGTCAGGACAGAAGGCATCCAATACAACACTGAAAAAACTCGCGAAATTCTTTCAAGTAAAAACGGACGACCTGCTCCTTCCTGTCGCTCCTCATGCTGAGGTCAATTTTCCCAAATGGCAGAGCACCACCATTCACTGGAAGCCAAGTTTGACCCAGAAGAGTGACGAATCCCTGCAGCCGCTCAGCCATGCCTGCTTAACACTTTATTTATTGCTTCAAGAATCAGAAGAGCATCCGTCAATGAAAGAAATGTTCACCCATCACTCACCTTCAAACTGATACCAAAGCGATACGGCATACCAAAAAAAATTTAAGTATCTTTACTTACAAGTTCAGGAAATTCATTGCATATCAGGCAAGGAATAACATCTGAACTTGAATAACACGACAGATTTTTAAACACAGAAAAATCTCTGATATCCGACGTTACAGCTTGTTTTTTTATGTATGGATGAAGTTCAGAGACTGACTGAATAATAAACCGATTGGAGTCTTCAATGGTTATGGAATCAGCAGTCGAGCAGGAACTTGTCTCTGTTCTCGAGCAATTAAAAACTGCAGGTAAACACGGCGCGGGGATAAATGTGGCTGTCATTGATGGTGCAATTCAACATAACCATCCGATGCTCACTCATCTTTCAATCCAGCAAGCTGGAGAGGTTCAGCAAGCACAGACAAAGCATGGCACTGCTGTCTGTAGCTTAATTGCTGGGCAGGGAGTCGGCTTGGCAACCGATCTGAATATCATAAGTTTTCCCGTTTTCCATGAAGACAATGAAGGGAATATCAGCGGTTGTTCAGAGCGAATACTCGCGAAAGCAATCACACAAGCATGTCACTATCAGTGCGACATCATTAACATCAGCGGCGCATCACTTTCGCTCAATGGTCGCGGAACGGACGAATTACGTAAAGCAATCAAATTATGCCAAGACGCTGGTGTTCTTGTGGTTGCTGCGGTGGGAAATGAAGGACAGAACACGGAAAGCATACCCGCATCTCTCGATTCCGTGCTTGCCGTGGGTGCGTGTGATCGCGAAGGAATACCGGCCATTTTTAATAATCATGGCCAACGTCTAGTCAAGAAGATGTTACTGGCGCCCGGTGTGCTCATGCCTGTGGCGACTCCTGATAACCAAATTACCAGTGTGAGTGGCAGCAGCTTTGCGACGCCAATCGTCTCAGGCATCTGCGCTTTACTCATCAACGCACTCCATTTAGATAGATGTGCATCAGACACCCCAGAACGGTTACGCAAAATTCTGTTTGAAACTGCCTCATTCATGTATGTGAACAGCCCAAACCGTTCCGGCGTTGTCGTACATCGAATCAATCTTTCTGCTTTGTTAAGACACGTTGTGCGCAAAACAAATCACTCAAATCTGAAACCACCACCCAAAAGGACGAATGCCATGTCAAACCACGAACCCTCAACACATGCTGTTGAACCCAACCCAATGCAGTCGGCTGAATGTAGGCCACAAGTGGCTGATGATATCAGTGACCTTGAACCGGGGCTCATTGATACCCTTGAATCAAGCGTGCAGGATGAACCAGAGATAAGTTCGGCAGAACTGTCATCGGGGAACCTTTCTGGCTATGAAACATGTGAGCCAGCCGCGCTGAAATTACCCCGGATCGCTGATCCAGCGGCAAACCGCTATGTACACGGAGAACCCAGACCTGTCAGGGCACAAGCCATTAAAGATGCCCGTGAAATTCAGGGGGCAGAGAAAGTCTTCCTGATTGGCACCATTGGATACGATTTTGGGACAGAGGCCCGTCTGGATTACTTCACTCAAGTGATGGGCAATAAAGATTCACATCCGTTTGATCCGGAGTGTATGGCGCAACACCTGAACACAGGCGATAACGCAGAACAGTCAAATGCGCTGATTTGGACGCTGAAAATTGATGGGATACCGGTTTATGCCATTGACCCGGACAGTGAATTTGCTGTGCTGCAATATGCCCGTTTAGTCAGCTTTTTACATGAACAGGAAACTGCCGGTGTGGAGCGTGTTTCTATCGCAGGTGTCGTGACCGGAGAAACCCGACTGTTTAATGGTCATGTCATTCCTAAGGTCTCCCCTGTCCTGCGAGGCATGTTCAATTGGAAATCCGAAACATTAGCAGAACTGGTCATGGGCGAGACGAAAGATACAGCCAAAACGGCTGAAATGACCAATTTCCTCAACCGGATCTATTACGAGCTGCGTAACCGGGGGCTCAATTCACAGGAACGTGCAATCAATTATGCAGCCACAAATGCATATCAGATGAAAGAAATTTTCGATGATGCCTTCGAAGAGAATCTGTTCCTAAATCGCATCAGCGCTGAACAGAGCCCTGTCAGTCGGCCGGAATCAGATTGCTGGGATGTCATTCTGGAATTCTTTAACCCGAAAGAGCGCTTAACCGCAGCGCGGAAACTCTATCGCTATACCGTGGATGTCAGCGACGTGATACCTGTCACCATCGGAACTTTACGGACCTGGCACGCCTATTAATTTCGTGCCGGTCAACAGAATTGCTGCCAGGTTGTTTCGCAGCATATCCCTGAGGCTGCGCCTCAAAATAAAACTGTAAATCTCAATAGGAGAATATTATGAAACTTCCAACTCAAGCACAAAGCGTTGACCGTTCAAATCGTATTGCACAAGCCAAAGCTGCGGGTGTCAACCCTGCATTTTGGGGAAGCGTACGGAACGTACTGAAAAAAGCAGGTCAAGCCGCTCTGCAAGGTG contains these protein-coding regions:
- the ptsG gene encoding glucose-specific PTS transporter subunit IIBC; its protein translation is MINSTFGLLQRIGRSLMLPVAVLPVAGLLLGIGSANFAWLPELVSNIMAMSGDAVFSNLALIFAIGVALGLSDNDGAAGLAATVGFAIMTATMGVMAKLHGIEPATIIGIPSLNTGVFGGIMIGAVAAYLFNRFHNIKLPEYLGFFAGKRFVPIITGISAIFLGILLSYVWPPIGSAIDSFSHWAAYQSPTTAFGIYGLVERSLIPFGLHHIWNVPFFFEVGEYVDPATGKLIKGEIQRYLAGDPTAGNLAGGYLYSMWALPAVGLAIYHSARPEKRALIGGIMASAALTSWLTGITEPMEFSFLFAAPVLYVIHCILTGLGFALVTALDIHHSVTFAHGAIDFLLYFPLSQNAWLFIVIGPLWALMYYSIFRVLIAKLNLMTPGRESEADEVSSLSEIGTELAQNLIQALGSKENIKNVDACITRLRVTLLDIKQADIPKIKQLGAREVLVVGDNLQAIFGTQSDNIKTEMKAVLVASN
- a CDS encoding helix-turn-helix domain-containing protein, whose translation is MSIATLKRIESGQKASNTTLKKLAKFFQVKTDDLLLPVAPHAEVNFPKWQSTTIHWKPSLTQKSDESLQPLSHACLTLYLLLQESEEHPSMKEMFTHHSPSN
- a CDS encoding response regulator, whose protein sequence is MKTILVVDDNQELRDALTEYLGRSEFHVLTACDGEEMWAHFNQAEPNLIILDIMMPGDDGLTLCGQIRKRSNVPIIMLTAVTDEVDRIAGLEIGADDYITKTFSPRELLARIKALLRRTQVTHGEAASHHLVQFSGWTCDLIKRRLISKEGEIIPLSGADFNLISLMLEKPNQLLSRDNIARCIWGRDAEPFERGIDVQISRLRKHLHDDDRSLILTVRNKGYMLASDVITV
- a CDS encoding ABC transporter substrate-binding protein, which produces MKRFLLFCICALTLPVSASEPASSPTSSMKEIEFLHWWTAKGEVAAFNLVREALDNAGVHILDLPVPGGGGDTAMSILQARAIAGTPPDLVQLEGPSIQSWAALGFLHQLDKVAADGNWQENLLPIARDVNQYQGHYVAIPITVHRLNWMWINRKVLRTYGLAIPTTWDELIDVFARLKKQGVEPLALGKEQWQIALLFENLAFGYGGADYYQRAFINMDPEALNSQITYDILARFRAISQLVKPGMSHMRWDEGTQLLIEGERAFQISGDWVLGELLAGKVSIPDAIGCYPTPSKQTGFIYNMDSFALFDSPRTHPETAKIVSQTLSSPAFLKAFNKVKGSIPARKDITLDGFNRCSVKAKADMLTASQTGQLIPSIVDSMAVSPLVQQATSSEILRFFNDDNMKPEDFILHLQNIPRGG
- a CDS encoding PatA/PatG family cyanobactin maturation protease, giving the protein MVMESAVEQELVSVLEQLKTAGKHGAGINVAVIDGAIQHNHPMLTHLSIQQAGEVQQAQTKHGTAVCSLIAGQGVGLATDLNIISFPVFHEDNEGNISGCSERILAKAITQACHYQCDIINISGASLSLNGRGTDELRKAIKLCQDAGVLVVAAVGNEGQNTESIPASLDSVLAVGACDREGIPAIFNNHGQRLVKKMLLAPGVLMPVATPDNQITSVSGSSFATPIVSGICALLINALHLDRCASDTPERLRKILFETASFMYVNSPNRSGVVVHRINLSALLRHVVRKTNHSNLKPPPKRTNAMSNHEPSTHAVEPNPMQSAECRPQVADDISDLEPGLIDTLESSVQDEPEISSAELSSGNLSGYETCEPAALKLPRIADPAANRYVHGEPRPVRAQAIKDAREIQGAEKVFLIGTIGYDFGTEARLDYFTQVMGNKDSHPFDPECMAQHLNTGDNAEQSNALIWTLKIDGIPVYAIDPDSEFAVLQYARLVSFLHEQETAGVERVSIAGVVTGETRLFNGHVIPKVSPVLRGMFNWKSETLAELVMGETKDTAKTAEMTNFLNRIYYELRNRGLNSQERAINYAATNAYQMKEIFDDAFEENLFLNRISAEQSPVSRPESDCWDVILEFFNPKERLTAARKLYRYTVDVSDVIPVTIGTLRTWHAY
- a CDS encoding ATP-binding protein, whose product is MKLTSLSSLFSSITFRIGATLLIVIVIAELIAGLIWYQSGAKKEAENLQKTMTSLMSNAADTYNYFHALPVNYRYLILNQIREMGGTRFFISINQRKLPVTLPTANDRTELLLSTAHDVLGQKINHAEQIDIALSRRQDLRVFNSGIKLDALPEIWASYSLALGDMDLPIVVMQIQMSEQEWFYLAATLPVPFSSLSPQFIDQKQLMFLGVSSLLLVLCTVWLLRMEIRPIRRLAKAATLMGGQLYVEEVDEEGSKETRAAVRAFNKMNRRVRAYIRDREMLFGAISHDLKTPLACLKLRTEMLDDEQAKVRFEKILDEFDLMLKGALQCIRDTDIHEEPEWIDMTQMLEQCASYYNRNEPKVHLFTNEPIHFLGKPLAIKRCLYNIVDNAVKYGKKVDIQLEYSEKDIQIQFRDYGPGLDKKWSEKVFEPYFRVNPQDELGSGLGLTISRSIARSHGGDLTLQNHPAQGLVVLIRLTRDT
- a CDS encoding PIG-L family deacetylase, which translates into the protein MHFSKRSMMAGILAAAVFSPSLVQAAPLDVNQEKLYFLSPHPDDILLTFGGLINKLSKEGTLDQKNNVTEVFFSLSNYTTNHLNELTNKRVFDVSTMRNSEDFGAHIKMFGQWDNFRYKTAGFYDAPLRKYEGSVTAGGGPAGTFADFRQDEIAVYERIAADVTPVLKQENCAAFVLLANGSHIDHFIVREAVMKAAHDLGNEAKCQIYFGEDQPYTGANPENAMDEVNSIQARLPANALTSMTFWIDKQHKIEMFKEYYLSQYDTGYIPPLESTDYETIYKWDKSTYSALQPHAKCQAAFCNLQ